One genomic region from Ornithinicoccus hortensis encodes:
- a CDS encoding helix-turn-helix domain-containing protein codes for MPSGTPPGSWPYEAIATTIERGLIGDWAVLTRAIRREPWGPVARMVEEYLSREHPPGVGPLLERAISGARAEAEAAERAEVAHEVDDLVRRSGLTSRDFAERIGTSASRLSTYRSGKVMPSAALVVRMRRCVEQVE; via the coding sequence GTGCCGTCCGGTACCCCACCGGGCTCGTGGCCCTACGAGGCGATCGCGACGACCATCGAGCGGGGGCTCATCGGGGACTGGGCGGTCCTCACCCGGGCCATCCGGCGCGAGCCCTGGGGTCCGGTGGCCAGAATGGTGGAGGAGTACCTCTCCCGGGAGCACCCGCCCGGGGTCGGGCCGTTGCTGGAGCGCGCCATCTCCGGGGCGCGGGCCGAGGCCGAGGCGGCCGAACGCGCCGAGGTGGCACACGAGGTGGACGACCTGGTGCGCCGGTCCGGGCTGACCTCCCGCGACTTCGCCGAGCGGATCGGGACCTCCGCCTCGCGGCTGTCGACCTACCGGTCCGGGAAGGTGATGCCCTCGGCTGCACTGGTGGTGCGGATGCGCAGGTGCGTCGAGCAGGTGGAGTGA
- a CDS encoding permease prefix domain 1-containing protein has product MASTLTERYIAATVRSLPADAQEDVRAELTASIADDIEARLEHGESRAEAEHAVITGLGDPDRLAAGYADRPLRLIGPKYYLTWWRLLKLLWMIVPPIAVAGVTVANLIADAPVGEIIGSVVSTGIGTVVHVAFWTTIVFAVLERTGADTGVTWTPDQLPEPQDPATGRSDLIGSLVFLSLAVAALVWDRFVGFAFFRDGAVDVGVGLGEQTRAVSVLNPELWPWWLGGMFVLIAAEAALAIAVYRNRGWTSRFAAFNTLLAVAFTVGALYLLQARELLNPEFLDLTLGRDDVPGDVGRTLAIITAVGIVGVSGWDAIDGWRKARNHRRG; this is encoded by the coding sequence ATGGCCTCGACCCTCACCGAGCGGTACATCGCCGCGACGGTCCGCAGCCTCCCCGCTGACGCGCAGGAGGACGTGCGGGCCGAACTGACCGCCTCCATCGCCGACGACATTGAGGCCCGCCTCGAGCACGGCGAGTCGCGGGCCGAGGCCGAGCACGCCGTGATCACCGGGCTCGGCGACCCCGACCGGCTGGCCGCCGGGTATGCCGATCGCCCTCTGCGACTCATCGGCCCGAAGTACTACCTGACCTGGTGGCGGCTGCTCAAGCTGCTGTGGATGATCGTCCCTCCGATCGCGGTGGCAGGGGTGACCGTCGCAAACCTCATCGCCGATGCGCCGGTGGGCGAGATCATCGGCTCGGTGGTCTCGACCGGTATCGGGACCGTCGTCCATGTCGCGTTCTGGACCACCATCGTCTTCGCCGTCCTGGAACGCACCGGCGCCGACACCGGGGTGACCTGGACCCCCGACCAACTGCCCGAGCCGCAGGACCCGGCGACCGGGCGCAGCGACCTCATCGGGTCACTGGTCTTCCTCTCGCTGGCCGTCGCCGCCCTGGTGTGGGACCGCTTCGTCGGCTTCGCCTTCTTCAGGGACGGCGCCGTGGATGTCGGCGTCGGCCTGGGCGAGCAGACGAGGGCGGTCTCCGTGCTGAATCCCGAGCTGTGGCCCTGGTGGCTCGGCGGCATGTTCGTCCTGATCGCGGCGGAGGCTGCGTTGGCGATCGCTGTCTACCGCAACCGCGGATGGACGTCCCGGTTCGCGGCCTTCAACACCCTGCTCGCGGTCGCCTTCACCGTCGGCGCGCTCTATCTGCTGCAGGCCCGCGAACTGCTCAACCCCGAGTTCCTGGACCTCACCCTCGGCCGCGACGACGTGCCCGGCGACGTGGGACGCACCCTGGCGATCATCACGGCCGTAGGCATTGTCGGCGTCTCCGGCTGGGATGCCATCGACGGCTGGCGCAAGGCCCGCAATCACCGTCGCGGCTGA
- a CDS encoding PadR family transcriptional regulator, with protein sequence MSDNADFDPHLQEIRRGTIVLACLQLLRNAGYGYGLLEDLERHGFACDTNTLYPLLRRLEKQGYLTSEWNTEDTRPRKFYRTSEAGSRLADTLTTEWAALTEAIASLTAEEN encoded by the coding sequence ATGAGCGACAACGCGGACTTTGACCCGCACCTCCAGGAGATCCGGCGCGGCACGATCGTGCTGGCGTGCCTGCAACTGCTCCGGAATGCCGGCTACGGCTACGGCTTGCTGGAGGACCTGGAGCGGCACGGCTTCGCCTGCGACACCAACACGCTCTATCCCCTGCTCCGTCGACTGGAGAAGCAGGGCTACCTGACCAGCGAGTGGAACACCGAGGACACGCGCCCGCGCAAGTTCTACCGCACCTCGGAGGCGGGCAGCCGCCTCGCCGACACGCTCACCACCGAATGGGCCGCGCTGACCGAAGCCATCGCGTCCCTCACCGCAGAGGAGAACTGA
- a CDS encoding type II toxin-antitoxin system VapB family antitoxin, which yields MSLNIKNQRVHDLAREAARRTGTTKTSAIEAALDQYLAGLDAPAAREQRRARVEAVLADIDLRLSDADRAALRRDLEDLYDDQGLPT from the coding sequence ATGAGTCTGAACATCAAGAACCAGCGCGTGCACGACCTGGCTCGCGAGGCAGCCCGGCGCACGGGAACCACCAAGACGTCGGCGATCGAGGCGGCGCTGGACCAGTACCTCGCGGGACTCGATGCGCCCGCGGCGCGAGAGCAGCGCAGGGCGAGGGTCGAGGCCGTGCTCGCGGACATCGACCTGCGGCTGAGTGACGCCGACCGAGCGGCCCTGAGGCGGGATCTTGAGGACCTGTATGACGACCAGGGGCTGCCCACGTGA
- a CDS encoding type II toxin-antitoxin system VapC family toxin: MILETSALVAVLTGEPERTELLNRMQEAASLRMSTGSYLECAIVVDGRRDPVLSRQLDTLLDVLGVELVPVDARQAHIARRAYADFGRGSGHAARLNFGDCFGYALASVTGEPLLFKGSGFARTDVRRAGLPPSEDIDADGSDGGGG, from the coding sequence GTGATCCTGGAAACCTCGGCGCTGGTGGCTGTCCTCACCGGCGAGCCGGAGCGGACTGAACTGCTGAATCGGATGCAGGAGGCCGCGTCGTTGCGTATGTCGACGGGCTCCTACCTCGAATGCGCCATCGTGGTCGACGGCCGGCGCGATCCCGTCCTGAGTCGCCAACTGGACACCTTGCTGGACGTCTTGGGTGTCGAGCTGGTCCCCGTGGACGCACGGCAGGCCCACATTGCGCGGCGTGCCTACGCGGACTTCGGTCGCGGCTCCGGGCACGCGGCCCGGCTGAACTTCGGAGACTGCTTCGGCTACGCCCTCGCCTCGGTCACGGGCGAACCCTTGCTCTTCAAGGGCAGTGGCTTCGCTCGGACGGACGTGCGGCGAGCCGGGCTGCCTCCCTCGGAGGACATCGATGCCGATGGCTCCGACGGAGGCGGTGGCTGA
- a CDS encoding ABC transporter permease — MTALTTVLPDDTTPSTDAQPVGLARSIRNVFVRELRPMLRDPFSLVFSLMQPLVFLAFFGPLLGGMTGLPLAEAFQWFVPGIIVMITLFGTTMTGSNLLFEIQSGAHERMLVAPVSRPALLVGRACKEMVPLVIQALVITGVAAIFGFRPSIPGMAMGLVLLAVFGLGVGALSYALAIASKERDWMFWTVQQALLFPLMILSGMLLPLDVGPRWMQILSQFNPLTYLVEAQRALVNGQLTDPAVWQGGLASVVLAAIGLTIGVRAVRHSI; from the coding sequence ATGACTGCCCTCACCACCGTCCTGCCCGACGACACCACACCCTCCACTGACGCCCAACCCGTCGGCCTCGCCCGCAGCATCCGCAACGTCTTCGTCCGCGAGTTGCGCCCGATGCTGCGCGACCCGTTCAGCCTGGTCTTCTCGCTGATGCAGCCACTGGTCTTCCTCGCGTTCTTCGGGCCGCTGCTCGGCGGGATGACCGGCCTGCCACTGGCGGAGGCGTTCCAGTGGTTCGTCCCCGGCATCATCGTGATGATCACCCTCTTCGGCACCACGATGACCGGCTCCAACCTGCTGTTCGAGATCCAGTCCGGCGCCCACGAGCGGATGCTGGTCGCACCGGTCTCGCGACCTGCACTGCTGGTCGGGCGCGCCTGCAAGGAGATGGTGCCGCTGGTGATCCAGGCACTGGTGATCACGGGAGTCGCCGCGATCTTCGGGTTCCGTCCGTCGATCCCCGGTATGGCGATGGGCCTGGTCCTGCTCGCGGTGTTCGGCCTGGGCGTGGGTGCCCTGAGCTATGCCCTGGCGATCGCGTCGAAGGAGCGGGACTGGATGTTCTGGACCGTGCAGCAGGCACTGCTCTTCCCACTGATGATCCTCTCCGGGATGCTCCTGCCGCTGGACGTCGGGCCGCGCTGGATGCAGATCCTGTCCCAGTTCAACCCGCTCACCTACCTGGTCGAGGCCCAACGCGCCCTGGTCAACGGGCAGCTGACCGACCCAGCCGTGTGGCAGGGCGGGCTGGCGTCGGTCGTCCTCGCCGCGATCGGCCTGACCATCGGCGTCCGGGCGGTGCGGCACTCGATCTGA
- a CDS encoding ABC transporter ATP-binding protein, with protein MTSPIIRTEGLHKQFAGKNGTTITAVKDLTMDVEEGSLTAFLGPNGAGKSTSLRMLTTLLAPTSGNATVCGFDITRDPAQVRARIGYIGQKNGAGLYQRVRDELDIQGSLYGLTSRQTRERVTELVDVLGLGEVVDQPTMKLSGGQRRRVDIALGLIPGPRLLFLDEPSTGLDPQSRAHLWELVLRLRERYGMTLLLTTHYLDEADNFAERVLVVDHGEVIADDTATGLKANLAGDRITVTATGSPDDITAIASRAATASGAPDPDPRTAPADPTDPAGGTEVTVRVNGADRILPALLRDLEARGHTVLRADSARPTLDDVFLSLTGRSLREEAETTTEPALTGAAR; from the coding sequence ATGACATCACCGATCATCAGGACCGAAGGGCTGCACAAGCAGTTCGCCGGCAAGAACGGCACCACCATCACGGCGGTCAAGGACCTCACGATGGACGTCGAGGAGGGCTCCCTGACCGCGTTCCTGGGGCCCAACGGGGCGGGCAAGTCCACGTCGCTGCGCATGCTCACGACCCTCCTCGCACCCACCTCCGGCAACGCCACCGTCTGCGGGTTCGACATCACCCGCGACCCCGCACAGGTCCGCGCCCGGATCGGCTACATCGGGCAGAAGAACGGCGCTGGCCTCTACCAGAGGGTCCGCGACGAGCTCGACATCCAGGGCTCGCTCTACGGCCTCACGAGCCGTCAGACCAGGGAGCGGGTGACCGAACTGGTCGACGTCCTGGGCCTGGGCGAGGTCGTGGACCAACCGACCATGAAGCTCTCCGGCGGCCAGCGACGCCGGGTCGACATCGCCCTCGGACTCATCCCCGGCCCCCGCCTGCTCTTCCTCGACGAGCCGTCCACCGGCCTCGACCCACAGTCCCGTGCCCACCTGTGGGAACTGGTGCTCCGGCTACGCGAGCGCTACGGGATGACCCTGCTGCTGACCACGCACTACCTGGACGAGGCCGACAACTTCGCCGAGCGGGTCCTCGTGGTGGACCACGGCGAGGTGATCGCGGACGACACCGCCACCGGGCTGAAGGCCAACCTCGCCGGCGACCGCATCACCGTCACCGCCACCGGGAGCCCCGACGACATCACCGCCATCGCGTCCCGGGCCGCCACCGCATCCGGCGCGCCCGACCCTGACCCGCGCACCGCACCAGCCGACCCGACGGATCCGGCGGGAGGCACCGAGGTGACGGTCCGCGTGAACGGAGCTGACCGCATACTCCCCGCTCTGCTGCGCGACCTGGAGGCTCGCGGGCACACCGTGCTGCGCGCGGACTCCGCACGACCCACCCTCGACGACGTCTTCCTCAGCCTCACCGGGCGCAGCCTGCGCGAGGAAGCCGAGACCACGACCGAGCCCGCCCTGACAGGAGCCGCCCGATGA
- a CDS encoding helix-turn-helix transcriptional regulator, translated as MSDPTARALRLLSLLQTHRFWAGPELAGRLGVSERTLRRDVDRLRELGYRVGASPGVAGGYQLESGSTVPPLLLNDDEAVTIAVGLRTAALSGVGDGDQTSLSALAKIEQVLPRNLRRRVSALQEHTVPANRPGVPIDADVLAQLALACRDHERLRFRYTDRAGRESGRHVEPHSLVPRGRNWYFVAWDVDRVDWRTFRIDRLSRVLATGVRVPERELPAKDAAEFVQQAHGGGSGGNFRRLEAVVRMRASLEEVRAHFGPWASKAVEGPAGTVEWPIWGSTAQELLAALIWIPAELEWELVGPDEVLAAARGFADRVASAVHASDP; from the coding sequence ATGTCAGATCCGACCGCACGCGCTCTCCGGCTCCTGTCCCTCTTGCAGACGCACCGGTTCTGGGCGGGGCCCGAGCTCGCGGGGCGGCTCGGCGTCTCCGAGCGGACCCTGCGTCGTGACGTGGATCGGCTCCGCGAGCTCGGCTATCGGGTTGGCGCCAGCCCCGGGGTCGCGGGCGGCTACCAGTTGGAGAGTGGCAGCACCGTCCCGCCGCTGTTGCTGAACGATGACGAGGCGGTCACCATCGCCGTGGGGCTGCGCACGGCGGCACTGTCAGGGGTGGGCGACGGCGACCAGACGTCATTGTCGGCGCTCGCCAAGATCGAGCAGGTGTTGCCGCGCAACCTGCGCCGGAGGGTGAGCGCCCTGCAGGAGCACACAGTCCCGGCCAACCGTCCGGGAGTGCCGATCGATGCCGACGTGCTGGCCCAGCTCGCGCTGGCCTGCCGCGACCACGAACGGCTGCGCTTCCGCTATACCGACCGGGCGGGCCGGGAATCGGGGCGGCACGTGGAGCCGCACTCGCTGGTGCCGCGCGGGCGCAACTGGTACTTCGTGGCCTGGGACGTCGACCGGGTGGACTGGCGTACCTTCCGGATCGACAGGCTGTCCCGTGTGCTGGCGACCGGGGTGCGGGTCCCCGAGCGCGAACTGCCGGCCAAGGACGCTGCCGAGTTCGTGCAGCAGGCGCATGGCGGGGGGAGTGGCGGCAACTTCCGCCGGCTCGAGGCTGTGGTGCGGATGCGGGCATCCCTGGAGGAGGTGCGTGCCCACTTCGGTCCCTGGGCCAGCAAGGCCGTCGAGGGTCCTGCTGGGACCGTCGAATGGCCGATCTGGGGGTCGACCGCCCAGGAACTGTTGGCCGCCCTGATCTGGATCCCCGCGGAGCTGGAGTGGGAGCTGGTCGGGCCCGACGAGGTGCTGGCTGCTGCCCGCGGCTTCGCGGACCGGGTGGCGTCCGCCGTCCACGCAAGCGACCCGTGA
- a CDS encoding HNH endonuclease signature motif containing protein translates to MAVQPLVADETPEHGLAPGHVVVREHPVELMVAGLEASLGSASVQAWAGLEPAVVRSLYGRVARVVERLSAHKMAAARVLETAGTAKAAGAASTGSLLGGDFGGDRREGDGLVRLGQTLARAKASGTEGAFAAGEITRAQAQVIGSILGGLDGDVTQGEREAAEATLLGEAPGLSLRDLRARGDRITEAFRPPDQVDRDEEQVVRARERAAWAATEFWMRDTGAGTYQGGFTIPTVAGELLKTMLDAVASPRRNHLRRTDNPTNSNGAGNGSGNATGAFGPAVGNAGSTGGVGSTGGVGGAGAGGGGGPVGVVDEGSYQQRLGQAFCALIEHAPTDGYAPAGGSAAVVAVSLSQEKLVSGIGCGTTSTGVRLTAGEIRRLACNQRVLPQVFDGSSLPLDHGVARRLFTRHQRIAIGQRDMGCVMPGCDRPPGWCELHHAGQPWAAGGRTDLDQGVMLCAFHHHLVHEQGWVIRFHPEDGIPEFRAPGAPKDAWVRNARYRPPRDLGVAPTTA, encoded by the coding sequence GTGGCGGTACAACCGTTGGTAGCGGACGAGACGCCAGAGCACGGCCTCGCGCCGGGGCATGTGGTGGTGCGGGAGCATCCGGTGGAGTTGATGGTGGCGGGGTTGGAGGCGTCGTTGGGGTCGGCTTCGGTGCAGGCGTGGGCGGGGTTGGAGCCGGCGGTGGTGCGGTCGTTGTACGGGCGGGTGGCGCGGGTGGTCGAGCGGTTGTCGGCGCACAAGATGGCCGCCGCGAGGGTGTTGGAGACCGCGGGGACGGCCAAGGCCGCGGGGGCGGCGTCGACGGGGTCGTTGCTGGGTGGGGACTTTGGTGGGGACCGGCGTGAGGGTGATGGCCTGGTCCGCCTGGGACAGACGTTGGCGCGTGCGAAGGCGTCTGGGACTGAGGGGGCGTTTGCTGCCGGGGAGATCACGCGGGCGCAGGCGCAGGTGATCGGGTCGATCCTGGGCGGCCTGGACGGTGACGTGACGCAGGGGGAGCGGGAGGCCGCGGAGGCCACGTTGTTGGGTGAGGCGCCGGGGTTGAGTTTGCGGGACCTGCGGGCCCGTGGGGACCGGATCACTGAGGCGTTCCGTCCCCCGGACCAGGTGGACCGGGATGAGGAACAGGTGGTGCGGGCGCGGGAGCGGGCGGCGTGGGCTGCCACGGAGTTCTGGATGCGGGATACGGGGGCCGGGACGTACCAGGGCGGGTTCACCATCCCGACCGTGGCCGGGGAGTTGTTGAAGACGATGTTGGACGCGGTCGCCTCTCCCCGCCGCAACCACTTGCGCCGCACCGACAACCCGACGAACAGCAACGGGGCCGGTAACGGGTCGGGTAATGCCACGGGCGCTTTCGGCCCGGCCGTCGGTAACGCCGGCAGCACTGGTGGTGTCGGCAGCACTGGTGGTGTCGGCGGCGCCGGGGCCGGTGGTGGCGGTGGGCCGGTGGGTGTGGTGGATGAGGGGTCGTATCAGCAGCGGTTGGGTCAGGCGTTCTGTGCGTTGATCGAGCATGCCCCGACCGATGGGTACGCGCCGGCCGGGGGTTCGGCGGCGGTGGTCGCGGTCTCGTTGTCGCAGGAGAAGCTGGTCTCGGGGATCGGGTGTGGGACGACCTCGACCGGGGTGCGGTTGACGGCCGGGGAGATTCGCCGGTTGGCGTGTAACCAAAGGGTGTTGCCGCAGGTCTTTGACGGGTCGTCGTTGCCGTTGGATCACGGGGTCGCGCGGCGGTTGTTCACTCGGCATCAGCGGATCGCGATCGGTCAGCGGGACATGGGGTGTGTGATGCCCGGGTGTGACCGTCCTCCGGGGTGGTGTGAGTTGCATCATGCGGGGCAGCCGTGGGCTGCTGGAGGGCGTACGGACCTGGACCAGGGCGTGATGTTGTGCGCGTTCCACCACCACCTGGTGCATGAGCAGGGGTGGGTGATCAGGTTCCACCCCGAGGACGGGATCCCGGAGTTCCGGGCACCCGGGGCACCCAAGGACGCCTGGGTGAGGAATGCCCGGTACCGTCCACCGCGAGATCTCGGGGTGGCCCCCACAACAGCCTGA
- a CDS encoding SRPBCC family protein translates to MNQTLVVTQHVAAPPETAYAAWLSPEALATWWWVAMDDTTYQVDGRVDGTYRIVSPAAGIGVEGRFLALEPHRLIEMTWVWLDQDRPGPEEHVRVEFAPRDGGTLITVTHTVAPDGDVEAYRQGWEYVLGNLASSSARSVTLTQQVPAPRSEVYAAWLTPERLATWWWAGLPDTTYEVDARPGGRFRIRSESAGIGATGSYRELIEPERIVMSWTWETGDGRSPEDIVTVEFTDLDQPAGASASPSADTLVTLTHAFAVPLSDTSNLESGWADVLHALAEARLAAASPED, encoded by the coding sequence ATGAACCAGACGCTCGTCGTCACCCAGCACGTCGCCGCCCCACCCGAGACCGCGTATGCCGCCTGGCTGAGCCCCGAGGCCCTCGCCACGTGGTGGTGGGTCGCGATGGACGACACGACCTACCAGGTCGACGGCCGGGTCGACGGCACCTACCGGATCGTCTCGCCCGCTGCGGGCATCGGCGTCGAGGGCCGCTTCCTCGCCCTGGAGCCACACCGGCTGATCGAGATGACCTGGGTCTGGCTCGACCAGGACCGCCCCGGGCCCGAGGAGCACGTCCGCGTCGAGTTCGCCCCCCGCGACGGCGGCACACTCATCACGGTCACCCACACGGTCGCGCCGGACGGGGATGTCGAGGCCTACCGGCAGGGATGGGAGTACGTCCTGGGCAACCTGGCATCCTCCTCAGCCCGCTCCGTCACGCTGACCCAGCAGGTCCCCGCCCCCCGCAGCGAGGTGTACGCCGCCTGGCTGACACCCGAACGCCTGGCCACCTGGTGGTGGGCCGGGCTGCCGGACACGACCTACGAGGTCGATGCCCGGCCCGGCGGCCGGTTCCGGATCCGCTCCGAGTCGGCCGGCATCGGCGCGACCGGTAGCTACCGCGAGCTGATCGAGCCAGAGCGGATCGTCATGTCCTGGACCTGGGAGACCGGGGACGGCAGGTCGCCCGAGGACATCGTGACCGTCGAGTTCACCGATCTCGACCAGCCGGCCGGCGCCAGTGCCAGTCCCAGTGCCGACACCCTGGTCACCCTCACGCACGCGTTCGCCGTCCCCCTGAGCGACACCAGCAACCTCGAGTCGGGCTGGGCCGACGTCCTCCACGCTCTCGCCGAGGCCCGCCTGGCAGCCGCCTCACCCGAGGACTGA
- a CDS encoding ArsR/SmtB family transcription factor, whose protein sequence is MVNSYPDPSTAVFAALGDPTRQHLVRLLATGESTVSALAAQLPISLPGTLKHLGVLERAGIIDRTKSGRTVTVSLRPQSLADAEAWLRRNRTFWTQQLGNLADSFTTEEQG, encoded by the coding sequence ATGGTTAACTCTTATCCGGACCCGAGCACGGCGGTCTTCGCCGCGCTCGGCGACCCCACCCGGCAGCACCTGGTGCGCCTGCTCGCCACCGGGGAGAGCACCGTCTCCGCGCTGGCCGCCCAGCTGCCGATCAGCCTGCCCGGGACCCTCAAGCACCTCGGCGTCCTGGAGCGCGCCGGCATCATCGACCGCACCAAGTCCGGCCGCACCGTCACCGTCTCGCTGCGCCCGCAGTCGCTGGCCGACGCCGAGGCCTGGTTGCGCCGCAACCGCACCTTCTGGACCCAACAGCTCGGCAACCTCGCCGACTCGTTCACCACCGAGGAGCAGGGATGA
- a CDS encoding long-chain-fatty-acid--CoA ligase — protein MSNLSMLLERSAERYPTREAIVLGDTRLTYAQVNGAANQVANLLAGKGVGPGDKVALSCPNLPYFSMVYFGILKTGATVVPLNVLLKAREVAYHLKDSEATAYVCFEGTPELPMAQEGHAAFEQVDSCEHFLVITADPGADSPIEGTSTLGQGMAGQEPTFSSHETADDDTAVILYTSGTTGQPKGAELKHSNMLSNALVSDQLFDADAERPDTYLCVLPLFHSFGQTVIQNAGFAFGGTVVMLPRFEAKAALGLMLREQVSFFAGVPTMYWGLLGALDDTVDVGAIAKNLRVAAAGGSALPVEVHKAFKERFGVTILEGYGLSETSPVASFSVFGEDPRVGSIGVPIPEVEMKLIQADWSEVDLTADPDAVGEIAIKGPNIMKGYYNRPEATDEAMRDGWFRSGDLGRKDADGYYYIVDRAKDMILRGGFNVYPRELEEVLMSHPAVSLAAVIGVPHESLGEEIKAFVIPEQGAEVTAEELVAWGKEQFAAYKYPRSVEIVGNLPMTATGKILKRELG, from the coding sequence ATGTCGAACCTGTCAATGTTGCTGGAACGGTCCGCCGAGCGCTACCCGACGAGGGAGGCGATCGTCCTCGGCGACACTCGACTCACCTACGCCCAGGTGAACGGGGCGGCCAACCAGGTCGCGAACCTGTTGGCCGGCAAGGGCGTCGGGCCGGGGGACAAGGTGGCGCTGAGCTGCCCCAACCTGCCGTACTTCTCGATGGTCTACTTCGGCATCCTCAAGACCGGCGCGACGGTGGTGCCGCTCAACGTGCTGCTCAAGGCCCGGGAGGTCGCGTATCACCTGAAGGACTCGGAGGCCACGGCATACGTCTGCTTCGAAGGGACCCCGGAGTTGCCGATGGCGCAGGAAGGGCACGCGGCCTTCGAGCAGGTCGACTCGTGCGAGCACTTCCTGGTGATCACGGCCGATCCCGGGGCCGACTCCCCGATCGAAGGCACCAGCACGTTGGGGCAGGGCATGGCCGGGCAGGAGCCGACCTTCTCCTCGCACGAGACCGCGGATGACGACACGGCCGTGATCCTCTACACCTCGGGCACGACGGGCCAGCCCAAGGGGGCCGAGCTCAAGCACTCCAACATGCTGTCCAACGCGCTGGTCTCGGACCAGTTGTTCGATGCGGACGCGGAGCGGCCGGACACCTACCTGTGCGTGCTGCCGCTGTTCCACTCCTTCGGGCAGACGGTCATCCAGAACGCCGGCTTCGCCTTCGGCGGCACCGTCGTGATGTTGCCGAGGTTCGAGGCGAAGGCGGCCCTGGGGCTCATGCTGCGGGAGCAGGTGAGCTTCTTTGCCGGGGTGCCGACGATGTACTGGGGATTGCTGGGGGCGCTGGACGACACCGTCGACGTCGGGGCGATCGCGAAGAACCTGCGGGTCGCGGCCGCCGGTGGGTCGGCGCTGCCGGTCGAGGTGCACAAGGCATTCAAGGAACGGTTCGGGGTGACGATCCTGGAGGGGTACGGCCTGTCGGAGACCTCGCCGGTCGCCTCCTTCTCGGTCTTCGGGGAGGACCCGCGGGTCGGGTCGATCGGGGTGCCCATCCCCGAGGTGGAGATGAAGCTCATCCAGGCCGACTGGTCCGAGGTCGACCTGACCGCAGACCCCGATGCGGTGGGCGAGATCGCGATCAAGGGGCCCAACATCATGAAGGGCTACTACAACCGGCCGGAGGCCACCGACGAGGCGATGCGGGACGGTTGGTTCCGCTCCGGAGACCTGGGCCGCAAGGACGCCGACGGGTACTACTACATCGTCGACCGAGCCAAGGACATGATCCTGCGCGGCGGGTTCAACGTGTACCCCCGCGAGCTCGAGGAGGTCCTGATGAGCCACCCGGCCGTCTCGCTGGCGGCGGTGATCGGGGTGCCGCACGAGTCCCTGGGTGAGGAGATCAAGGCGTTCGTGATCCCCGAGCAGGGGGCCGAGGTGACCGCCGAGGAGCTGGTGGCCTGGGGCAAGGAGCAGTTCGCCGCCTACAAGTACCCACGCAGCGTGGAGATCGTGGGCAACCTGCCGATGACCGCGACGGGCAAGATCCTCAAGCGCGAACTGGGCTGA
- a CDS encoding VOC family protein: protein MHRSRIGVVLIDHPEESAAAATTFWSGVLGGPSVSAQGPSEEDPYLELPSLPGGVGLEVQRTGSGTAPRVHLDIETDDVPAEVARVVALGAEVLEDRTGYAILRDPGGLVFCVVPVQREQEFAEQAVTWE, encoded by the coding sequence ATGCATCGCAGTCGAATTGGAGTCGTGCTCATCGACCACCCGGAGGAGTCCGCCGCGGCCGCCACGACCTTCTGGTCCGGGGTGCTCGGGGGCCCGTCCGTCTCGGCGCAGGGGCCCTCGGAGGAGGACCCCTACCTGGAGTTGCCGTCGTTGCCGGGAGGGGTCGGTCTGGAGGTGCAGCGGACCGGCAGCGGGACCGCGCCGCGGGTGCACCTGGACATCGAGACCGATGACGTCCCCGCGGAGGTCGCCCGGGTCGTGGCCCTCGGCGCCGAGGTCCTGGAGGACCGCACGGGGTATGCGATCCTGCGCGACCCCGGGGGCCTGGTCTTCTGCGTGGTGCCGGTGCAGCGGGAACAGGAGTTCGCGGAGCAGGCCGTCACCTGGGAGTGA